In Halovivax gelatinilyticus, the following are encoded in one genomic region:
- a CDS encoding S8 family peptidase, whose translation MHSQTRRRFLATTGITFGAIGSATTGATTSTERFVVDSTSVEDSSSVEVIHRLDPIGVSVVRASENAVDSIGAAYAADAGGTYDRPTAPAGVTGASADALADSASLYDYQWDKHSQQIETVHQRTRGEGTRVAIVDSGVAAGHPDLDGAVNAELSKNFTEDDYGAPGPYAGSHGTHVAGIVAADGDVLGSAPETELVDCRVFTPNDERGLFAFLGDVLAAVVYSAEIGCEAANLSLGAYLPRQELGSFWGKAMNRTTTYAAQQGTVLAHAAGNTATDLQHDGPYVDTSMAARGLCVSSTGPVAFEPGAAPDEPFYTPAFYTNYGTNAIDLAAPGGNVTEDGDVYDGVLNCVADPEFDDDGEYLGATYGHDWFQGTSMAAPQVASAVALLASVDAQDNANRRMSTLRRVADVPATHDKPFYGSGYLDTLAAIDD comes from the coding sequence ATGCATTCACAGACTCGTCGACGGTTTCTCGCTACGACCGGAATCACGTTCGGAGCCATCGGGAGCGCGACGACGGGGGCGACGACGTCGACGGAACGGTTCGTCGTCGACTCGACCAGCGTCGAGGACAGTTCCAGCGTGGAGGTCATCCACCGGCTCGATCCGATCGGCGTTAGCGTGGTGAGAGCCAGCGAGAACGCGGTCGATTCGATCGGCGCCGCGTACGCAGCCGACGCCGGTGGAACGTACGACCGGCCGACCGCACCCGCGGGTGTAACCGGGGCATCGGCGGACGCGCTCGCCGACTCGGCGTCGCTCTACGACTATCAGTGGGACAAACACTCCCAGCAGATCGAGACGGTCCACCAGCGCACGCGCGGCGAGGGTACCAGGGTCGCGATAGTCGACAGTGGCGTCGCCGCCGGCCATCCGGATCTCGACGGCGCGGTGAACGCCGAACTCTCGAAGAATTTTACCGAGGACGACTACGGCGCGCCCGGCCCGTACGCCGGCTCGCACGGTACGCACGTTGCGGGCATCGTCGCCGCCGACGGCGACGTCCTCGGCTCGGCACCCGAAACGGAACTCGTCGACTGCCGGGTGTTCACGCCGAACGACGAGCGCGGTCTGTTCGCGTTCTTGGGTGACGTACTCGCCGCCGTCGTCTACAGCGCCGAAATCGGCTGTGAGGCGGCCAATCTCAGCCTCGGGGCCTACCTACCGCGCCAGGAACTCGGCTCGTTCTGGGGGAAGGCGATGAACCGAACGACGACCTACGCCGCCCAGCAGGGGACCGTGCTCGCCCACGCGGCCGGCAACACGGCGACCGACCTCCAGCACGACGGGCCGTACGTCGACACCAGCATGGCCGCTCGCGGTCTCTGCGTGAGTTCGACCGGCCCCGTCGCCTTCGAACCCGGCGCAGCGCCCGACGAACCGTTCTACACGCCCGCGTTCTACACGAATTACGGGACGAACGCGATCGATCTCGCCGCACCGGGCGGCAACGTCACCGAGGACGGCGACGTCTACGACGGCGTACTCAACTGTGTCGCCGACCCCGAGTTCGACGACGACGGCGAGTACCTCGGCGCGACCTACGGCCACGACTGGTTCCAGGGGACGTCGATGGCCGCCCCACAGGTCGCCAGCGCGGTCGCGCTGCTGGCGAGCGTCGACGCGCAGGACAACGCCAACCGACGAATGTCGACGCTCCGCCGGGTCGCAGACGTTCCAGCCACCCACGACAAACCGTTCTACGGCTCGGGCTACCTGGACACGCTCGCCGCGATCGACGACTGA
- a CDS encoding sensor histidine kinase: MHSTGEQDDWVADVAEQLPFSPLTALGLFLAAVIGFRIVAENLTSRAVLESIGPLFAATAVVFADRYLVGRDVAARDRLTVFAFGLGGFLAAALVTALHLHVLQMDGVGAPNPLYLTLLSGTVGVAAGSVAGWYEIRQRAAHREANRQRERLEQFASVVSHDLRNPLNVAQGRLEEAFRTGDAEHLRSVDACLDRMDDLIEETLSVARSGSEVIDPEPLALADVALDAWDRVDTGTAILDVEADRQLVAEESRLQTLLENCFRNAIEHGEAETVRVGPTPSGFYVADDGAGVPESVRDSLFEQGVSTNPDGSGLGLAIVEAVAEAHGWDPAVSESEDGGARFEF; encoded by the coding sequence GTGCACTCGACGGGCGAGCAAGACGACTGGGTCGCAGACGTGGCCGAACAGCTCCCGTTCTCTCCGTTGACGGCGCTCGGGCTGTTTCTGGCTGCCGTCATCGGCTTTCGCATCGTCGCCGAGAACCTTACCTCACGGGCCGTCCTGGAGAGCATCGGCCCACTGTTCGCGGCGACGGCCGTCGTCTTCGCCGACCGCTACCTCGTCGGCCGGGACGTCGCCGCCCGCGATCGGCTCACCGTCTTCGCCTTCGGACTCGGCGGCTTTCTCGCGGCCGCACTCGTGACCGCCCTGCACCTCCACGTCCTTCAGATGGACGGCGTCGGCGCGCCGAACCCGCTTTACCTGACGCTACTTTCGGGGACCGTCGGCGTCGCCGCCGGCAGCGTCGCCGGCTGGTACGAGATCCGCCAGCGCGCCGCCCACCGGGAGGCAAACCGCCAGCGCGAACGCCTCGAACAGTTCGCCTCGGTCGTCAGTCACGACCTCAGAAACCCGCTCAACGTCGCCCAGGGGCGACTCGAAGAGGCGTTTCGGACCGGCGACGCAGAACACCTCCGCTCGGTCGACGCGTGTCTCGATCGAATGGACGACCTCATCGAGGAGACGCTCTCGGTCGCCCGCAGCGGGTCGGAGGTCATCGATCCCGAACCGCTCGCGCTCGCCGACGTGGCCCTCGACGCCTGGGACCGCGTCGACACGGGCACGGCGATCCTCGACGTCGAAGCCGACCGGCAGCTCGTCGCCGAGGAGTCACGCCTCCAGACCCTCCTCGAAAACTGCTTTCGCAACGCGATCGAACACGGCGAAGCCGAAACCGTCCGCGTCGGACCGACGCCATCCGGCTTTTACGTCGCCGACGACGGGGCGGGAGTTCCCGAGTCAGTCCGCGATTCGCTCTTCGAGCAGGGCGTCTCGACGAATCCGGACGGTTCGGGACTCGGGCTAGCCATCGTCGAAGCCGTCGCGGAAGCCCACGGCTGGGATCCCGCGGTTTCAGAGAGCGAAGACGGCGGCGCCCGGTTCGAGTTTTGA
- a CDS encoding DNA-binding protein produces MSNGDDELDELRRERLEELKEQAEGQEGAAEAQQAAQQQADAQKQALLRQYLTDEARKRLNTVKMSKPQFGEQVERQVLALAQSGRIQGKIDDQKMKQLLGELKPEKKRFDITRR; encoded by the coding sequence ATGAGCAACGGTGACGACGAACTCGACGAACTCCGGCGCGAACGCCTCGAGGAACTGAAAGAGCAGGCGGAGGGCCAGGAGGGTGCCGCCGAGGCCCAGCAAGCCGCCCAGCAGCAGGCCGACGCCCAGAAGCAGGCCCTGCTGCGCCAGTATCTCACCGACGAGGCCAGAAAACGTCTCAACACGGTGAAGATGAGCAAACCGCAGTTCGGCGAGCAGGTCGAACGTCAGGTCCTGGCGCTGGCTCAAAGCGGGCGAATTCAGGGCAAGATCGACGACCAGAAGATGAAGCAACTGCTGGGTGAGCTCAAACCCGAGAAGAAGCGATTCGACATCACGCGACGCTAA
- the thiL gene encoding thiamine-phosphate kinase produces the protein MDERAALELLAGELGPVGDDAAVVDGHVLTTDMLHETTDFPAGTTRYTAGWRAVGASLSDVAAMGAEATAAVAVYAAQSFDERELLSFVRGARDVCEAVGASYVGGDLDEHQEFTVVTTALGRVPDFESADTTARGPVLRSGANPGDYVCVTGTLGRSAAALERFDRGDEEVANELFRFDPRVEAGLALAPDATAMMDSSDGLARSLHQLAAASDCGFSIEADRVPVAEELDAVTDDPGAALETALTFGEDFELVVTIAEDALETAREAVSVPVSVLGRVVDSGITLDGKPLADEGYSHG, from the coding sequence ATGGACGAACGCGCGGCCCTGGAACTCCTGGCCGGTGAACTCGGGCCCGTCGGCGACGACGCGGCGGTCGTAGACGGCCACGTCCTGACGACGGACATGCTCCACGAGACGACGGACTTTCCGGCCGGAACGACGCGGTACACGGCCGGCTGGCGAGCCGTCGGGGCCTCGCTGTCGGACGTGGCCGCCATGGGCGCCGAGGCGACGGCCGCCGTGGCAGTCTACGCCGCACAGTCGTTCGACGAACGCGAACTCCTCTCGTTCGTCCGGGGCGCCCGCGACGTCTGCGAGGCGGTCGGCGCCAGCTACGTCGGCGGTGACCTCGACGAACACCAGGAGTTTACCGTCGTCACGACGGCGCTCGGCCGGGTTCCCGATTTCGAATCCGCCGATACGACTGCTCGCGGTCCGGTGCTCCGAAGCGGAGCGAACCCGGGCGACTACGTCTGCGTCACCGGGACGCTCGGACGGAGCGCGGCCGCGCTCGAACGGTTCGACCGGGGCGACGAAGAAGTGGCGAACGAGCTGTTTCGCTTCGATCCGCGGGTCGAAGCCGGCCTCGCGCTGGCGCCAGACGCGACCGCGATGATGGATTCGAGCGACGGCCTCGCCCGCTCGCTCCACCAGCTCGCTGCGGCCTCCGACTGCGGGTTTTCGATCGAGGCCGATCGCGTCCCTGTCGCCGAGGAACTCGACGCGGTGACTGACGATCCCGGCGCCGCCCTGGAGACGGCGCTCACCTTCGGCGAAGACTTCGAGCTGGTCGTTACGATTGCCGAAGACGCACTCGAGACCGCCCGCGAGGCCGTTTCTGTCCCGGTGTCCGTGCTGGGACGGGTCGTCGACTCGGGTATCACGCTCGACGGCAAACCGCTTGCAGACGAGGGCTACTCGCACGGGTGA
- a CDS encoding molybdopterin synthase produces MHVLAITDCGASEDALAGTVDRLVDRLGREGRVGVVHYDATIADGTASVPDRVPSGGDVTYELGADGDWAATGTGLSVIETLDTLATTCAYAVVVGVDSLRFPTVAVGSAQEAEPDESVIATVEKPTEVDVEDVFERVSASEAHVTLQSLVDRVTARPEAELAGAVATFTGRVREKDGPDDAPTEYLEFESYEGVADERMAAIRTDLEAREDVHAVALHHRTGVVRNGEDIVFVVVLAGHRDGAFRAVEDGINRLKDEVPLFKKEVTVDDEFWVHDRS; encoded by the coding sequence ATGCACGTGCTGGCGATAACGGACTGCGGCGCGTCCGAGGACGCCCTCGCGGGGACGGTCGACCGACTCGTCGACCGCCTCGGCCGGGAGGGGCGCGTCGGCGTGGTCCACTACGATGCGACGATCGCGGACGGGACGGCGTCGGTGCCGGATCGCGTTCCGAGCGGCGGGGACGTCACGTACGAACTCGGTGCGGACGGCGACTGGGCGGCGACCGGAACGGGGTTGTCGGTGATCGAGACGCTCGACACGCTCGCGACGACGTGTGCGTACGCCGTGGTCGTTGGCGTCGATTCGCTTCGGTTTCCGACGGTCGCTGTCGGTTCGGCCCAGGAGGCGGAGCCGGACGAGTCGGTGATCGCAACCGTCGAGAAGCCCACGGAGGTGGACGTCGAGGACGTGTTCGAGCGGGTTTCGGCGAGCGAGGCCCACGTGACGCTCCAGTCGCTCGTCGACCGGGTCACGGCCCGCCCGGAGGCCGAACTCGCGGGTGCGGTTGCGACGTTCACCGGGCGCGTGCGCGAGAAAGACGGACCGGACGACGCGCCCACCGAGTACCTCGAGTTCGAGTCGTACGAGGGCGTCGCCGACGAGCGCATGGCCGCGATTCGGACGGACCTCGAAGCTCGCGAGGACGTTCACGCGGTCGCCCTCCACCACCGGACGGGCGTCGTCCGAAACGGTGAGGACATCGTCTTCGTGGTCGTGCTCGCCGGCCACCGCGATGGGGCGTTTCGCGCGGTCGAAGACGGCATCAACCGGTTGAAAGACGAAGTTCCGCTCTTCAAGAAGGAAGTGACGGTAGACGACGAGTTCTGGGTACACGACCGGTCCTGA
- a CDS encoding DUF7411 family protein, producing the protein MQLGLLYSGGKDSTLAALLLEDFYDVTLATAHFGITDDWRHAENAATELDLPFRRVELDEGVAEEAVSRIRDDGFPRNGIQHVHLAALEGLAAADFDAIADGTRRDDRVPTVSRAQAQSLEDRYDVDYVAPLSGFGRGAVDRLVESTLDVVAGPSEEIPRADYEAELRAKLIDEDGPAAVAEYFPDHDQTHVTGRR; encoded by the coding sequence ATGCAGCTCGGATTGCTGTACAGCGGTGGCAAGGACTCGACGCTCGCGGCGTTGCTTCTCGAGGACTTTTACGACGTCACGCTCGCGACGGCTCACTTCGGAATCACCGACGACTGGCGCCACGCCGAAAACGCGGCGACCGAGCTTGACTTACCGTTCCGTCGCGTCGAACTCGACGAGGGCGTCGCCGAGGAGGCCGTCAGCCGCATTCGAGACGACGGCTTCCCGCGAAACGGCATCCAGCACGTCCACCTCGCCGCACTCGAGGGGCTCGCCGCGGCCGACTTCGACGCCATCGCCGATGGCACACGCCGTGACGACCGCGTTCCGACCGTCTCGCGCGCGCAGGCACAGAGCTTAGAAGACCGGTACGACGTCGATTACGTCGCCCCGCTGTCGGGATTCGGCCGCGGTGCGGTCGATCGGCTGGTCGAGTCGACCCTGGACGTGGTCGCTGGTCCGAGCGAGGAAATTCCCCGCGCCGACTACGAAGCCGAGCTACGGGCGAAGCTGATCGACGAAGACGGTCCGGCAGCCGTCGCGGAGTACTTTCCCGATCACGACCAGACGCACGTCACCGGTCGGCGCTGA
- the hisS gene encoding histidine--tRNA ligase, with amino-acid sequence MYDRIKGFRDFYPAEMGARREAIDTLEGTARRYGFREIATPTLERAEIWTDKSGDDIVDELYAFEDQGGRHVTMVPELTPTVARMVVAKQQALSKPIKWFSTRPFWRYEQVQQGRQREFYQTNVDIFGSAEPEADAEILAWAADALTGLGLTGEHFDFRVSHRDVLGGLIEEYAADAGTDVDVEAAIRAVDKSDKIDRTEYLGLLEGAGLTDAQAESFAGLIERNDLEAVLAHTESADVTDAVENLQAVLAAAEDFGVREYCTISLETARGLDYYTGVVFECFDSAGEVSRSIFGGGRYDDLIESFGGQPTPAVGVAPGYATLTLLCQRAGVWPDEELATDYYVLQVGDTRPTAARIARELRAKGHVVESDVAGRSFGAQMNYADSINAETVVIVGEQDLANDEVTVKDMDSGDQVTAPVDEFPGEYEKPTIDDFE; translated from the coding sequence ATGTACGACCGAATCAAGGGCTTTCGTGACTTCTATCCCGCGGAGATGGGTGCTCGCCGCGAGGCCATCGATACGCTGGAGGGGACGGCCCGGCGGTACGGCTTTCGCGAGATCGCGACGCCGACCCTAGAGCGAGCCGAGATCTGGACGGACAAGAGCGGCGACGACATCGTCGACGAACTGTACGCCTTCGAGGACCAGGGCGGCCGCCACGTGACGATGGTCCCGGAACTGACGCCGACCGTCGCGCGGATGGTCGTCGCGAAGCAGCAGGCGCTGTCGAAGCCGATCAAGTGGTTCTCGACGCGTCCGTTCTGGCGCTACGAGCAGGTCCAGCAGGGTCGCCAGCGCGAGTTCTACCAGACGAACGTCGACATCTTCGGGTCGGCCGAACCGGAGGCGGACGCCGAGATCCTCGCGTGGGCTGCCGACGCGCTGACCGGCCTCGGACTCACGGGCGAGCACTTCGACTTTCGCGTCTCACACCGCGACGTCCTCGGCGGGTTGATCGAAGAGTACGCCGCCGACGCGGGGACCGACGTCGACGTCGAGGCGGCGATCCGGGCGGTCGACAAGTCGGACAAGATCGACCGGACCGAGTACCTGGGCCTGCTCGAAGGTGCGGGACTGACCGACGCCCAGGCCGAGTCGTTCGCCGGGTTGATCGAGCGAAACGACCTGGAGGCGGTCCTCGCTCACACCGAATCCGCCGACGTCACCGACGCCGTCGAGAATCTTCAGGCTGTCCTCGCGGCGGCCGAGGACTTCGGCGTCCGCGAGTACTGTACGATCTCGCTGGAGACGGCCCGCGGGCTCGACTACTACACGGGCGTCGTCTTCGAGTGCTTCGACTCGGCGGGCGAGGTCTCGCGGTCGATCTTCGGCGGCGGCCGGTACGACGACCTCATCGAGTCCTTCGGCGGCCAGCCGACGCCAGCGGTCGGCGTCGCGCCGGGCTACGCGACGCTCACGCTGCTGTGTCAGCGCGCCGGCGTCTGGCCCGACGAGGAACTCGCGACCGACTACTACGTGTTGCAGGTGGGCGACACCCGGCCCACGGCCGCCCGGATCGCCAGGGAACTGCGCGCGAAGGGCCACGTCGTCGAGTCGGACGTCGCCGGGCGCTCGTTCGGCGCGCAGATGAACTACGCCGACTCGATCAACGCCGAGACGGTCGTCATCGTCGGCGAGCAAGATCTCGCGAACGACGAAGTGACGGTCAAGGACATGGACAGCGGCGACCAGGTCACCGCGCCCGTCGACGAGTTCCCGGGTGAGTACGAGAAGCCGACGATCGACGACTTCGAGTGA
- a CDS encoding 30S ribosomal protein S19e codes for MATMYDVPADALIEALAADLSAELDEPDWAAFAKSGVSNELPPEQEDFWTTRAASLLRKVADTGPVGVERLATEYGGAKAGSNRYRVAPDRRADGSRNIIRTILQQLEDQGYVETAEGEGRRITAEGRSLLDETAGNVLEDLDRPELERYA; via the coding sequence ATGGCTACCATGTACGACGTCCCGGCGGACGCCCTCATCGAGGCGCTCGCGGCGGACCTCTCGGCGGAACTCGACGAGCCCGACTGGGCCGCGTTCGCAAAGAGCGGCGTCAGTAACGAACTACCACCCGAACAGGAAGACTTCTGGACGACGCGCGCGGCCAGTCTCCTCCGAAAGGTGGCCGACACCGGCCCGGTCGGCGTCGAGCGTCTCGCGACCGAATACGGCGGCGCCAAGGCTGGATCGAACCGCTACCGCGTCGCACCCGACCGCCGCGCGGACGGATCGCGCAACATCATCCGGACGATCCTCCAGCAACTCGAAGACCAGGGCTACGTCGAGACCGCAGAAGGCGAGGGCCGTCGAATCACCGCCGAAGGCCGAAGCCTGCTCGACGAGACCGCCGGAAACGTTCTCGAGGATCTCGATCGACCGGAACTCGAACGCTACGCCTGA
- the lysS gene encoding lysine--tRNA ligase: protein MSADDSTRDTPSESPYTLQNEGDDDGDGEHYAFWADEVADRVEARIDAQLERGERDPDDSIVIKGGISPSGVPHLGNVNEIMRGYYVAEVLRDRGHDVRQVFTADDRDPLRKLPRTLCDLEGNLVDLGDVDAGALGRNLGAPYTAIPDPFGCCDSYGAHFATIIQQSADAVDVPIDLLSNTDLYEDGAFDDVTRFVLEHRERAREVLSTYQDKVDADGEYVPFNPICADCGKITETVTAVDLDAEPATVEYTCTDMDAGERTIDGCGHEGTATIREGKLPWRFEWPGQWQLLGVDFEPFGKDHAEGSWPSGEDVAKNVLEIEPPVPMVYEWFTLDGEPFSSSAGNVILVSDVLELIEPEVLRYFFAKDPSRARDFSVERLDLLVDEFDRFERVYFGEVDAPESERRFAERVYPLVVGEPRAGRIRLPYTFAAVLGMTDEPSIREEIARTEGHIPDDAPDWAVEGALARVERAQAWARRTENEFDYELARSAVPDHDFDAATEAALDELAAFVDAGVDDPDDLQGEIYETAKRHDVPVGDFFAAGYRLFFDDEQGPKLGQFLAKLDREFVVDRLRRER from the coding sequence ATGAGCGCCGACGACTCGACCCGCGACACGCCGTCTGAAAGCCCGTACACGCTCCAGAACGAGGGAGACGATGACGGCGACGGCGAACACTACGCGTTCTGGGCCGACGAAGTGGCAGACCGGGTCGAAGCGCGCATCGACGCACAGCTCGAACGCGGCGAACGCGACCCGGACGATTCGATCGTGATCAAAGGCGGCATCTCGCCGTCGGGCGTTCCCCACCTCGGCAACGTCAACGAAATTATGCGCGGCTACTACGTCGCCGAAGTCCTCCGCGATCGCGGCCACGACGTCAGGCAGGTGTTCACCGCCGACGACCGCGACCCGCTCAGAAAGTTACCACGGACGCTCTGTGATCTGGAGGGCAATCTGGTCGACCTCGGCGACGTCGACGCTGGCGCGCTGGGGCGGAACCTGGGTGCACCCTACACGGCCATTCCCGACCCCTTCGGCTGCTGTGACTCATACGGCGCACACTTCGCGACGATCATCCAGCAGAGTGCCGACGCGGTCGACGTTCCGATCGACCTGCTCTCGAACACGGACCTCTACGAGGACGGCGCGTTCGACGACGTCACCCGATTCGTTCTCGAACACCGCGAGCGAGCCCGCGAAGTCCTCTCGACCTACCAGGACAAAGTCGACGCCGACGGCGAGTACGTTCCGTTCAACCCGATCTGTGCGGACTGCGGAAAGATCACCGAAACAGTGACAGCCGTCGATCTCGACGCCGAGCCCGCCACCGTCGAGTACACCTGTACCGACATGGACGCCGGCGAGCGGACGATCGACGGCTGCGGTCACGAGGGAACCGCGACGATCCGCGAGGGGAAACTTCCCTGGCGGTTCGAGTGGCCCGGCCAGTGGCAGCTCCTCGGCGTCGACTTCGAACCGTTCGGCAAGGACCACGCCGAAGGCTCCTGGCCGAGCGGTGAGGACGTCGCGAAAAACGTCCTCGAAATCGAGCCGCCGGTGCCGATGGTCTACGAGTGGTTCACGCTCGACGGCGAGCCGTTCTCCTCGTCGGCGGGCAACGTCATCCTCGTCTCCGACGTCTTAGAGCTGATCGAACCCGAAGTCCTCCGGTACTTCTTCGCGAAGGACCCAAGCCGGGCCCGAGACTTCAGCGTCGAGCGTCTGGACCTGCTCGTCGACGAGTTCGACCGATTCGAACGCGTCTACTTCGGCGAGGTCGACGCTCCCGAGTCCGAGCGACGATTCGCCGAACGGGTCTATCCGCTCGTCGTTGGAGAACCGCGCGCGGGCCGAATACGGCTCCCCTACACCTTCGCGGCCGTCCTCGGGATGACCGACGAGCCGTCGATTCGCGAGGAGATCGCCCGCACTGAGGGTCACATTCCTGACGACGCGCCCGACTGGGCGGTCGAAGGGGCGCTGGCACGCGTCGAGCGGGCGCAAGCGTGGGCCCGACGGACCGAAAACGAGTTCGACTACGAACTCGCCAGAAGCGCCGTCCCGGATCACGACTTCGATGCTGCGACCGAAGCCGCCCTCGACGAACTGGCCGCGTTCGTCGACGCGGGTGTCGACGACCCGGACGACCTCCAGGGAGAGATCTACGAGACGGCGAAGCGTCACGACGTCCCGGTCGGAGACTTCTTCGCCGCCGGATATCGACTCTTCTTCGACGACGAACAGGGGCCGAAGCTCGGACAGTTTCTGGCGAAACTCGATCGCGAGTTCGTGGTAGATCGGCTCCGGCGCGAGCGATAA
- a CDS encoding site-2 protease family protein translates to MSESTTDGPPLSTIQSLFVVDEIHRQTDRIVYVGYPRVRPGLVVRELWPAFHEAGYDLEVTRHHDEYALVATRQRIGIDGIPWKHLLLFGVTVLSTLFAGAFWYQLDPISNPTASLQAWPFAVALLFVLGVHEMGHYVASRYHRVDASLPYFIPVPTLIGTLGAVIKMDGRMPSRRALFDIGVAGPLAGLAATVLVTIVGLHLDPVYAPEEVVESADAVELHIGYPLLLEGLAAAFGQPLYRGDPTTMVNPVVIAGWVGMLITFLNLIPVGQLDGGHILRSMLGRAQETVAVLVPGALLALAGYLYFVGDYGLQAVSVWIIWGVLTTLVAAAGPVDPVVETPLGWRRIALGVLTFGLGVLCFVPVPFEIVD, encoded by the coding sequence ATGTCCGAGTCGACGACTGACGGACCGCCGCTTTCGACGATTCAGTCGCTGTTCGTCGTCGACGAAATTCACCGTCAGACCGACCGGATCGTCTACGTCGGCTACCCCAGGGTACGTCCGGGACTCGTCGTCAGAGAACTCTGGCCGGCGTTTCACGAGGCCGGATACGACCTCGAAGTGACCAGACACCACGACGAGTACGCCCTCGTCGCGACGCGCCAGCGCATCGGGATCGACGGAATTCCGTGGAAACACCTCCTGCTGTTCGGGGTAACCGTCCTCTCGACGCTCTTCGCGGGCGCCTTCTGGTACCAGCTGGATCCGATTTCGAATCCGACGGCCAGCCTCCAGGCGTGGCCGTTCGCGGTGGCGTTGCTGTTCGTCCTCGGCGTCCACGAGATGGGCCACTACGTCGCGAGCCGGTATCACCGGGTCGACGCCTCGTTGCCGTACTTCATACCGGTTCCGACGCTCATCGGGACCCTCGGCGCCGTCATCAAGATGGACGGGCGAATGCCGAGTCGGAGGGCGCTGTTCGACATCGGCGTCGCCGGCCCGCTCGCGGGACTTGCCGCGACCGTCCTGGTCACGATCGTCGGACTCCACCTCGATCCGGTCTACGCACCAGAGGAAGTCGTCGAAAGCGCCGACGCCGTCGAACTGCACATCGGTTATCCGCTGTTGCTCGAGGGGCTCGCCGCCGCATTCGGACAGCCGCTCTACCGGGGCGATCCGACGACGATGGTCAACCCGGTCGTCATCGCGGGCTGGGTCGGCATGCTGATCACGTTCTTGAACCTCATCCCCGTCGGGCAACTCGACGGCGGGCACATCCTCCGGTCGATGCTCGGTCGGGCGCAGGAAACCGTCGCCGTGCTGGTTCCCGGCGCCCTGCTCGCTCTGGCTGGCTACCTCTACTTCGTCGGCGACTACGGGCTGCAGGCCGTCTCCGTCTGGATCATCTGGGGCGTCCTGACGACGCTGGTCGCGGCGGCCGGCCCCGTCGATCCGGTCGTCGAAACGCCTCTGGGCTGGCGACGGATCGCACTCGGCGTCCTCACGTTCGGCCTCGGCGTTCTCTGTTTCGTCCCCGTCCCGTTCGAGATCGTCGACTGA
- a CDS encoding DUF7123 family protein produces MSMSTTASPSTDTKKRRLKQYLHERAADGEMYFKGKFIADDVGLSPKEIGALMVRLSESADDLKVEKWSYTSATTWRVEAA; encoded by the coding sequence ATGTCGATGAGCACGACTGCATCACCCTCCACGGATACCAAGAAACGCCGCCTCAAGCAGTACTTACACGAACGCGCAGCTGACGGCGAGATGTACTTCAAAGGGAAGTTCATCGCCGACGACGTCGGCCTCTCCCCGAAAGAGATCGGCGCGCTCATGGTTCGCCTCTCCGAGTCCGCTGACGACCTCAAAGTCGAGAAGTGGTCGTACACGAGCGCGACGACCTGGCGCGTCGAGGCCGCGTAA
- the pyrH gene encoding UMP kinase, with protein sequence MKVVVSIGGSVLLPEPGSERVSAHAAVVEDLVAEGCRVGCVVGGGGVAREYIGAARDLGANEIELDQIGIDVTRLNARLLIAALSEESVTAPAHDYEGAGEALRRGNLAVMGGVAPAQTTDAVSAALAEYVDADLLVYATSVPGVYSDDPNETDDATRFEELSATDLVDVIADLEMTAGASAPVDLLAAKIIQRSGMRTIVIDGTDPDRIARAVRSGSHEGTDVIPTGVGEEPTYWAADDR encoded by the coding sequence ATGAAAGTAGTCGTCTCCATCGGTGGCAGCGTGCTACTGCCGGAACCCGGCTCAGAGCGGGTCTCAGCACACGCCGCCGTCGTCGAGGACCTCGTCGCCGAGGGCTGTCGCGTCGGCTGCGTCGTCGGGGGCGGCGGCGTCGCCCGCGAGTACATCGGGGCCGCGCGCGATCTCGGGGCGAACGAGATCGAACTGGACCAGATCGGCATCGACGTCACCCGCCTCAACGCCCGGCTGTTGATCGCCGCGCTGAGCGAGGAGTCGGTGACGGCACCGGCCCACGATTACGAGGGAGCGGGCGAGGCGCTGCGCCGCGGGAACCTGGCCGTGATGGGCGGCGTCGCGCCGGCCCAGACGACCGACGCTGTGAGCGCCGCCCTCGCCGAGTACGTCGACGCGGACCTGCTCGTCTACGCGACAAGCGTCCCCGGCGTCTACAGCGACGATCCGAACGAGACCGACGACGCCACCCGGTTCGAGGAACTCTCGGCCACGGACCTCGTCGACGTCATCGCCGACCTCGAGATGACCGCGGGCGCGTCGGCGCCGGTCGACTTACTCGCCGCGAAAATCATCCAGCGCTCGGGGATGCGGACGATCGTCATCGACGGCACCGACCCGGATCGAATCGCCCGGGCCGTCCGCTCGGGATCGCACGAGGGAACCGACGTAATCCCGACGGGCGTCGGCGAAGAGCCGACGTACTGGGCGGCCGACGACCGATGA